GACGACGATTGAAGAGTTCGAGCAGCGGGTGCAGTTGATCGACCAAAGCGGGCTTTTGTTCGTCAATGCAAAGATCGAAATGGGCAGTATCGAGCGCCCACCCTACGGCTCCATCGATTTTAAGTTCAACAAGTATCAGTTCGCCACCTACATCGAGGAGACCGAAAAAAAGCCGGTGTTGCGGCTGCGCTCGCGCTCGCCGTTCACGGAGAAGTAAGATTTACGTTCAAGGTTCAAAGGTCAACGTCAGAACCGGAGCCCGAACCTGGAACATGAACGATCTTGAGGACACCGACGTATGAAAGGGTTATTTCTCGGAGCTGCACTCGTCTGTTGCCTAGCGCCTGCGTTGCCGCGGCTCGTTCAGGGGCAAGCGAAAGGTTTGGAGTCAATCAAGATCGGCTACAGCGGTATCGGTATCGCCCATGATTTTCTAAAGATCATGGAAAAGAGCCGCATCTTCGAGAAGTATGGTTTAAGTTCGCAAAACATTTATATCGGCAGTGGGTCGTTGATGAATCAAGCGATTCTCGGCGGCAGCATTCAGTTTACCACGTCCGATCTGCCATCGCAGATTCAAGCGGCGCTGGCCGGCGTCGATTTTAAAGTCATCGGCGTGACCATTAACCGGCTCGATGGCGCGATTATGGTCCGCAAAGAAATACGCCGGCCTGAAGATTTGAGAGGCAAGCGACTCGCCATCAGCCGGTTTGGTTCCGTTTCAGATATCGTGACACAATTTGTGCTGCGTTACTGGAAACTCGATCCACAAAAGGACGTGGCTATTTTACAAGTAGGCAACACTCCGAGCCGTATCGCTGCAATTTTCAGCGGCCAGGTTGACGGAGGATTAATCAACCCGACCGATGTTGG
Above is a genomic segment from Deltaproteobacteria bacterium containing:
- a CDS encoding ABC transporter substrate-binding protein, whose translation is MKGLFLGAALVCCLAPALPRLVQGQAKGLESIKIGYSGIGIAHDFLKIMEKSRIFEKYGLSSQNIYIGSGSLMNQAILGGSIQFTTSDLPSQIQAALAGVDFKVIGVTINRLDGAIMVRKEIRRPEDLRGKRLAISRFGSVSDIVTQFVLRYWKLDPQKDVAILQVGNTPSRIAAIFSGQVDGGLINPTDVGRVAASGCCVQLADLGDLDIPYARFGVTALGGFLKSRPDTARKVMEAFVEGIYHYKSRSDEAVAALLARGVEPKSAREVYQKVADSYRSRPDPDISGIKGVLDSLPEERAKKVSPESLIDAGPWERVAKSGLLERLYGKK